In the Arthrobacter sp. CDRTa11 genome, GGAGCAGGACTCGCTCCCGGGCGCGTACGTCACCCGCAGGAACTCGACCAAAGGGTCGGCCCGTTCCGTGAGCCGCTCCCAGCGGACGCCTCCCATGTTGATCTCTGGACGGTCTCCGGCCCTCTGGATTCCCGGGATTGCCGTGCCTGCAGACGGGGCGAAGCCGGAAAGACCGACGACAGTTGAATCAACGGTCGCGCCATTTCCTTCCGGGGCGGGAGCCGAGTGCTCACCACTCATGAGCGTGTCCAAGGAGAGCCCAAGCTCCGAAACGATGGTGTACAAGGTTCCGATGGAAGGGACGGCGCGGCCCAACTCGACCTGTGACATGAAACTTGCGGAGATACCGACCCTGCGGGAAAGCTCCCTGAGAGAGATCTTCGCCCTTGTCCTGGCAGCCCTGAGCTGACTGCCCAGCTGGGCACGACCCTCCTGGGTCACCGGTGCAGTGGCTTGAATGCTCATCCTCGGCCTTTCCGGCGATCCAGTCCGTCAAAAGAAGGGACCGCTGATTTGTCTGTCCACCAAGAGACCGGGGAACCAGCCATACGTGTACAGTACGCGTACACATGAGTTTAGCTCCTCTACCGCATCATTGCCCAGACTTCACAGTTATTACGTGGAACAGGATTATGGAAGGGTGCGTAGGGGTCGAGTGTAAAGTGACATGTGTTGTATTACTTG is a window encoding:
- a CDS encoding helix-turn-helix domain-containing protein; translation: MSIQATAPVTQEGRAQLGSQLRAARTRAKISLRELSRRVGISASFMSQVELGRAVPSIGTLYTIVSELGLSLDTLMSGEHSAPAPEGNGATVDSTVVGLSGFAPSAGTAIPGIQRAGDRPEINMGGVRWERLTERADPLVEFLRVTYAPGSESCSAEALMRHPGWEYIHILSGQLNVQVAFDSDVLGPGDSMNFDSNVPHRLSNTSAEDCVAIWAVVGRQGFAHPLDLARAGQGSNGEDSTTMEHSHS